Proteins encoded by one window of Musa acuminata AAA Group cultivar baxijiao chromosome BXJ2-9, Cavendish_Baxijiao_AAA, whole genome shotgun sequence:
- the LOC103997711 gene encoding damage-control phosphatase At2g17340 translates to MESSSPTVPFPLLQTPIESKYRVCTIPYRFPSDNPRKATPVEIQWIDLFLNSVPSFRQRAENDPTVVDAPIKAEKFAQRYTAMLEDMKKNPESNGGPPDCVLLCRLREQVLRELGFRDIFKKVKDEENAKAISLFEGVVRLNDAIEDDSKRVENLIRGILAGNIFDLGSAQLAEVFAKDGMSFLASCQNLVSRPWVIDDLDNFKMKWTTKTWKKAVIFVDNSGADIILGVLPFARELLRRGTTVVLAANDLPSINDVTYPELVEIISKLKDENGQLMGVDASGLLIANSGNDLPVIDLSNVSPDLAYLASDADLVILEGMGRAIETNLYAQLKCDSIKIGMVKHPEVAQFLGGRLYDCVFKYHEVLNY, encoded by the exons ATGGAGAGCTCCTCACCGACGGTGCCGTTTCCGCTCCTCCAAACCCCGATCGAATCCAAATACAGAGTCTGTACGATCCCTTACCGCTTTCCCTCTGACAATCCCCGCAAGGCCACGCCCGTGGAGATCCAGTGGATCGATCTCTTCTTGAACTCCGTCCCCTCCTTTAG GCAACGAGCAGAGAATGACCCTACGGTTGTTGATGCCCCTATTAAAGCTGAAAAGTTTGCTCAGAG ATATACAGCTATGCTTGAGGACATGAAGAAAAATCCTGAAAGCAATGGTGGGCCACCAGATTGTGTT CTTCTTTGCAGGCTCCGTGAACAGgtacttagagaattgggatttagagatattttcaagaaggtTAAG GATGAAGAGAATGCTAAAGCTATCTCACTTTTTGAGGGTGTTGTCCGACTTAATGACGCTATTGAAGATGATAGTAAACGAGTGGAAAACTTGATTAGGGGAATTTTGGCGGGTAACATTTTTGATCTGGGATCTGCTCAG CTAGCAGAGGTGTTTGCAAAGGATGGCATGTCCTTCTTGGCTAGTTGTCAAAATCTTGTTTCTCGACCTTGGGTTATTGATGACTTGGACAATTTTAAAATGAAATGGACTACGAAGACTTGGAAGAAG GCTGTTATCTTTGTTGATAACTCTGGTGCTGATATCATTTTGGGTGTATTGCCATTTGCAAGAGAGTTACTTCGACGTGGTACAACG GTAGTTCTAGCAGCTAATGACTTGCCTTCAATCAATGATGTTACATACCCTGAATTGGTTGAGATTATTTCAAAG CTGAAGGATGAAAATGGGCAACTCATGGGAGTGGATGCTTCTGGCCTTCTCATTGCCAATTCTGGTAATGATTTACCG GTTATTGACCTTAGCAATGTATCACCAGATCTGGCATACCTTGCAAGTGATGCGGACCTAGTCATATTGGAGGGAATG GGAAGGGCGATAGAGACAAACCTTTATGCTCAACTGAAGTGTGATTCCATCAAGATTGGAATG GTGAAGCACCCAGAGGTTGCTCAGTTCTTGGGAGGAAGGCTTTATGATTGCGTGTTCAAGTATCATGAAGTTTTAAATTATTGA
- the LOC135583191 gene encoding delta(12)-fatty-acid desaturase FAD2-like isoform X2: protein MTVKEEPFHFHYGCGDNGLQRSPTEKPAFTLGQIKKAIPPHCFERSILRSFSYLVHDLLFAALFLYFAVAVMPKLPSGLALAAWPIYWVLQGCILSGVWVIAHECGHHAFSDYSILDDVVGLVLHSSLLVPYFSWKYSHRRHHSNTGSIERDEVFVPKPKSALSWFTKYLNNPPGRVLTLAITLSLGWPLYLAFNVSGRAYPRFACHFDPYGPIYSDRERGQIFISDAGIVAASFVLYRVAASYGFWWLVRVYGVPLLFVNAWLVIITYLQHTHPSLPHYDSSEWDWLRGALATVDRDYGVLNKVFHNITDTHVAHHLFSTMPHYHAMEATKVIKPLLGEYYQSDDTPLLKAMWREVRECIYVEPDEDSKQKGVLWYRNEF, encoded by the coding sequence ATGACGGTGAAGGAGGAGCCCTTCCACTTCCACTATGGCTGCGGCGACAACGGTCTCCAACGATCGCCAACTGAGAAGCCCGCCTTCACCCTTGGGCAGATAAAAAAGGCGATTCCCCCTCACTGCTTCGAGCGCTCCATCCTTCGCTCCTTCTCTTACCTCGTCCACGACCTGCTGTTCGCGGCCCTCTTCCTTTACTTCGCCGTCGCCGTCATGCCGAAGCTCCCGTCCGGCCTCGCCCTCGCCGCCTGGCCCATCTACTGGGTCCTCCAAGGCTGCATCCTCAGCGGGGTTTGGGTCATCGCTCACGAGTGCGGCCACCACGCCTTCTCCGACTACTCCATCCTCGACGACGTAGTCGGTCTCGTCCTCCACTCATCCCTCCTCGTCCCCTACTTCTCCTGGAAGTACAGCCACCGGCGCCACCACTCCAACACCGGCTCCATTGAGCGCGACGAGGTCTTCGTCCCGAAGCCCAAGTCCGCCCTCTCGTGGTTCACCAAGTACCTCAACAACCCCCCCGGCCGCGTCCTCACCCTGGCTATCACCCTTTCCCTCGGCTGGCCGCTGTACCTTGCCTTCAACGTCTCCGGTCGTGCCTACCCTCGCTTCGCCTGCCACTTCGACCCCTACGGGCCCATCTACTCGGACCGCGAGCGGGGCCAGATCTTCATCTCCGATGCCGGCATCGTGGCGGCCTCCTTCGTCCTCTACCGCGTCGCCGCCAGCTACGGTTTCTGGTGGCTGGTCCGGGTGTACGGCGTGCCGCTCCTGTTCGTGAACGCCTGGCTGGTCATCATCACCTACCTGCAGCACACGCACCCGTCGCTGCCCCACTACGACTCGAGCGAGTGGGACTGGCTCCGGGGTGCGCTGGCGACGGTGGACAGGGACTACGGGGTACTCAACAAGGTGTTCCACAACATCACGGACACCCACGTCGCCCACCATCTCTTCTCCACCATGCCACACTACCACGCCATGGAGGCGACCAAGGTCATCAAGCCGCTTCTGGGCGAGTACTACCAGTCCGACGACACGCCGCTTTTGAAGGCCATGTGGAGGGAGGTGCGGGAGTGCATATACGTGGAGCCGGACGAGGATAGTAAGCAGAAGGGCGTGCTGTGGTATCGGAACGAGTTCTAA
- the LOC135583191 gene encoding delta(12)-fatty-acid desaturase FAD2-like isoform X1, producing the protein MPIKAPGRERSILLLGRQRTLKHRGIALISSEPIAAAAAAAGGGRMTVKEEPFHFHYGCGDNGLQRSPTEKPAFTLGQIKKAIPPHCFERSILRSFSYLVHDLLFAALFLYFAVAVMPKLPSGLALAAWPIYWVLQGCILSGVWVIAHECGHHAFSDYSILDDVVGLVLHSSLLVPYFSWKYSHRRHHSNTGSIERDEVFVPKPKSALSWFTKYLNNPPGRVLTLAITLSLGWPLYLAFNVSGRAYPRFACHFDPYGPIYSDRERGQIFISDAGIVAASFVLYRVAASYGFWWLVRVYGVPLLFVNAWLVIITYLQHTHPSLPHYDSSEWDWLRGALATVDRDYGVLNKVFHNITDTHVAHHLFSTMPHYHAMEATKVIKPLLGEYYQSDDTPLLKAMWREVRECIYVEPDEDSKQKGVLWYRNEF; encoded by the exons ATGCCTATAAAGGCGCCGGGGAGAGAGCGTAGTATTCTCCTCCTCGGGCGGCAGAGAACGCTGAAGCACAGAGGAATTGCCCTCATCAGTA GTGAGCccatagcagcagcagcagcagcagcaggaggcgGACGCATGACGGTGAAGGAGGAGCCCTTCCACTTCCACTATGGCTGCGGCGACAACGGTCTCCAACGATCGCCAACTGAGAAGCCCGCCTTCACCCTTGGGCAGATAAAAAAGGCGATTCCCCCTCACTGCTTCGAGCGCTCCATCCTTCGCTCCTTCTCTTACCTCGTCCACGACCTGCTGTTCGCGGCCCTCTTCCTTTACTTCGCCGTCGCCGTCATGCCGAAGCTCCCGTCCGGCCTCGCCCTCGCCGCCTGGCCCATCTACTGGGTCCTCCAAGGCTGCATCCTCAGCGGGGTTTGGGTCATCGCTCACGAGTGCGGCCACCACGCCTTCTCCGACTACTCCATCCTCGACGACGTAGTCGGTCTCGTCCTCCACTCATCCCTCCTCGTCCCCTACTTCTCCTGGAAGTACAGCCACCGGCGCCACCACTCCAACACCGGCTCCATTGAGCGCGACGAGGTCTTCGTCCCGAAGCCCAAGTCCGCCCTCTCGTGGTTCACCAAGTACCTCAACAACCCCCCCGGCCGCGTCCTCACCCTGGCTATCACCCTTTCCCTCGGCTGGCCGCTGTACCTTGCCTTCAACGTCTCCGGTCGTGCCTACCCTCGCTTCGCCTGCCACTTCGACCCCTACGGGCCCATCTACTCGGACCGCGAGCGGGGCCAGATCTTCATCTCCGATGCCGGCATCGTGGCGGCCTCCTTCGTCCTCTACCGCGTCGCCGCCAGCTACGGTTTCTGGTGGCTGGTCCGGGTGTACGGCGTGCCGCTCCTGTTCGTGAACGCCTGGCTGGTCATCATCACCTACCTGCAGCACACGCACCCGTCGCTGCCCCACTACGACTCGAGCGAGTGGGACTGGCTCCGGGGTGCGCTGGCGACGGTGGACAGGGACTACGGGGTACTCAACAAGGTGTTCCACAACATCACGGACACCCACGTCGCCCACCATCTCTTCTCCACCATGCCACACTACCACGCCATGGAGGCGACCAAGGTCATCAAGCCGCTTCTGGGCGAGTACTACCAGTCCGACGACACGCCGCTTTTGAAGGCCATGTGGAGGGAGGTGCGGGAGTGCATATACGTGGAGCCGGACGAGGATAGTAAGCAGAAGGGCGTGCTGTGGTATCGGAACGAGTTCTAA
- the LOC135622970 gene encoding uncharacterized protein LOC135622970: MKASLKFREDRQPLLRAKVPVSILGLPFLSGLAAALDDVRHLRLDLSTAFASGPSLRLSYRPNDPAAPFSLVLKTGLGPLGSPDMGAPFSMAAEFGLLARPGSAGPSFSILFKPRFGDFAVKKTVSSTAASAAAAAKFDPLGGTEGDGLVNGAETPIVGFGGENRFLANGFGDGIHGLVSGFEVSTTSVLPLRSHTAVKFKWGLRATPELRTAFHDPAVGISFAKLPLLVMSKISIEHGANGRDAPATEKKGGDGELLEERSSMRRQLEALQAENGTLRRAVEELRAEVGGWKAASPAVSGEDDSKGRSNFAAPSGKRARRGDEKAPEHPAKAAPEDVKKELKKALVMGSTGGGI; the protein is encoded by the coding sequence ATGAAGGCGTCCCTCAAGTTCCGGGAGGATCGCCAGCCCTTACTGCGGGCCAAGGTCCCCGTCAGCATCCTGGGCCTCCCATTCCTCTCTGGCCTCGCCGCCGCCCTCGACGATGTCCGCCACCTCCGCCTTGACCTCTCCACCGCTTTTGCCTCCGGCCCCTCCCTCCGCCTCTCCTACCGTCCGAACGACCCCGCCGCCCCCTTCTCTCTCGTTCTCAAGACCGGCCTCGGCCCCCTTGGCTCGCCTGACATGGGAGCCCCCTTCTCCATGGCCGCCGAGTTCGGCCTTCTCGCCCGCCCCGGCTCTGCCGGCCCCTCCTTCTCCATCCTCTTCAAGCCCCGCTTCGGGGACTTCGCTGTAAAGAAGACTGTCTCTTCCACCGCCGCCTCGGCAGCCGCTGCGGCTAAGTTCGACCCCCTCGGAGGCACGGAAGGCGACGGCTTGGTCAACGGCGCCGAGACCCCGATCGTGGGGTTCGGAGGAGAGAACCGGTTCCTTGCGAACGGCTTCGGAGACGGGATTCACGGGCTCGTCTCAGGTTTCGAGGTCAGCACGACTAGCGTCCTCCCCTTACGAAGCCACACCGCCGTCAAGTTCAAGTGGGGATTGAGAGCAACGCCAGAGCTCCGCACCGCATTCCATGATCCAGCGGTCGGGATCTCGTTCGCCAAGCTTCCCCTCCTCGTGATGAGCAAGATCTCGATCGAGCACGGGGCCAACGGCAGGGACGCTCCTGCGACCGAGAAGAAGGGCGGCGACGGCGAGTTGCTGGAGGAGCGTTCGTCCATGAGGCGGCAATTGGAGGCGCTGCAGGCGGAGAATGGGACACTGAGGAGGGCCGTAGAAGAGCTCCGTGCGGAGGTCGGCGGGTGGAAGGCGGCTTCGCCCGCTGTAAGCGGGGAAGACGACAGCAAGGGCAGGTCTAATTTTGCGGCGCCGTCCGGTAAAAGAGCTCGACGTGGCGATGAGAAGGCGCCAGAGCACCCCGCGAAAGCGGCGCCTGAGGACGTCAAGAAGGAGCTGAAGAAAGCTTTGGTGATGGGATCGACCGGTGGCGGTATCTAA
- the LOC135622969 gene encoding uncharacterized protein LOC135622969 has translation MESPGHPEGEVWGTWEELLLAFAVNRHGTRSWDSVAMEIQSRSPFSHLLTPQSCRRRYRDLKLRFAGSGGEEGRHEDDEGEEAGSSIEVPWVEELRKLRVAELRRDVERYDASIGYLQLKVKRLEEERERSLRETESVEEKPDQEKEAGNSASHTPEAAVGDAISGKDSGRSCGESNSTLPKEGEKKLDGDDGKAEEAVGTGGESADPVERLPAGESGESMVAESKGEEEEEGEKEGSDVQCSRSPSRRRRGRRRRLIPGGSNSREEADADADADAGAAEESIIMGKRVAAESEPLMMFLDTIRSDQQVSILERRLGCQETVRYHSLIRRHVDLEMVRAKVDGLGQGGGSYTTAEFLRDLLLLCTNVIVFHPKDTPESIAAARLRDKVTKEISVCVGPPTPSSRPPIEPTPSPTLDLDLTASLPDKPTTAAPLIACRTRSSTSNVSEEVEEEKEETPKTEPEESVNEEKAALEKKVNKETNVLSRKTRGLRTNKLRSGHAGEGPAAKRPSVAVVPNVKTRPVQNAAVVDAAATSHRKSDGSVASTAALEKQKRQDNSPNQVKRSSKGTVKETLKSPSSRGGGVGGKAAEIQRKRGRSIGGKDQRTRQGTGAIRVESATKKVADTSGPAKRSVGRPPKRAASPSTLRPGKRAKGHTEARATPGSRKRGRK, from the exons ATGGAGAGCCCCGGTCATCCCGAGGGAGAGGTGTGGGGAACGTGGGAAGAGCTCCTCCTAGCTTTCGCTGTTAACCGCCACGGTACCCGGAGTTGGGACTCTGTCGCCATGGAGATCCAGTCCCGGAGCCCCTTCTCGCACCTGTTAACCCCCCAGAGCTGCCGCCGGCGGTACCGCGACCTGAAGCTACGGTTCGCCGGTTCCGGCGGCGAAGAAGGCAGACACGAGGACGACGAAGGCGAGGAGGCTGGCTCATCTATCGAGGTGCCCTGGGTCGAGGAGCTCCGGAAGCTTCGAGTCGCCGAGCTCCGCCGCGATGTCGAACGCTACGATGCGTCGATCGG atatttgcaACTAAAGGTAAAAAGGTTGGAAGAAGAGCGCGAACGGAGCTTGAGGGAGACGGAATCCGTCGAGGAAAAACCGGATCAGGAGAAGGAGGCGGGCAACTCGGCGAGTCACACGCCGGAGGCTGCCGTCGGTGATGCGATCTCCGGTAAGGATTCCGGCCGCTCCTGCGGGGAGTCCAACTCGACTCTTCCAAAGGAAGGCGAGAAGAAACTCGATGGAGATGATGGAAAAGCGGAGGAAGCCGTTGGAACCGGCGGCGAGTCGGCCGATCCGGTGGAGCGGCTTCCGGCGGGTGAGTCGGGCGAGTCGATGGTGGCCGAATCcaagggcgaggaggaggaggagggtgagaAGGAGGGCAGCGACGTGCAGTGTTCGAGGAGCCCCTCAAGGCGGCGTAGGGGACGGCGGAGGAGGTTAATCCCCGGCGGCAGCAACAGCAGAGAGGAGGCGGATGCGGATGCGGATGCGGACGCGGGTGCCGCAGAGGAGTCGATCATCATGGGCAAGCGGGTCGCTGCTGAATCTGAGCCGTTGATGATGTTCCTTGACACGATTCGATCAGATCAACAGGTGTCAATTCTGGAGCGTCGGCTCGGGTGCCAG GAAACCGTCAGATATCACAGTCTGATACGGCGACACGTGGATCTAGAGATGGTGCGTGCCAAGGTGGACGGCTTAGGTCAGGGAGGTGGTTCGTACACGACCGCGGAGTTCTTGCGCGATCTGCTGCTGCTCTGCACCAACGTCATTGTCTTTCACCCCAAAGACACTCCCGAATCCATCGCCGCTGCTCGTCTCCGTGACAAAGTCACTAAAGAGATCTCCGTCTGCGTTGGGCCTCCCACACCGTCATCACGGCCGCCGATAGAACCCACTCCGTCTCCAACGCTAGATTTGGACCTCACTGCTTCTCTTCCTGATAAGCCGACGACAGCGGCACCTCTGATCGCTTGCCGGACGCGAAGCTCTACGTCGAACGTGTCTGAGGAGgtcgaggaggagaaagaggagacgCCAAAAACAGAACCGGAGGAGTCCGTCAACGAGGAGAAGGCCGCCCTCGAGAAGAAGGTGAATAAAGAAACAAACGTGCTTTCGAGGAAGACAAGGGGATTGAGGACCAACAAGCTCCGCAGCGGCCATGCAGGAGAAGGTCCCGCCGCTAAGAGGCCTAGTGTTGCTGTAGTTCCAAATGTTAAGACCAGACCCGTCCAGAACGCGGCGGTTGTGGACGCAGCAGCAACATCACATAGGAAGAGTGATGGTTCTGTCGCTTCAACGGCTGCTTTGGAAAAGCAGAAACGGCAGGACAACTCGCCGAACCAGGTCAAGCGGAGCTCCAAGGGGACCGTGAAGGAGACGCTCAAAAGTCCGTCCTCCAGAGGAGGCGGCGTCGGCGGAAAAGCTGCGGAAATACAGAGGAAGCGTGGAAGGAGTATCGGAGGGAAGGATCAGAGAACCCGTCAAGGGACTGGTGCCATTCGCGTTGAATCCGCCACGAAGAAGGTGGCGGATACAAGCGGTCCGGCGAAGAGGAGCGTGGGGCGGCCACCGAAACGGGCAGCGTCTCCATCTACACTCCGTCCGGGGAAGAGGGCGAAGGGGCATACGGAGGCCCGGGCGACGCCGGGTTCCAGGAAGCGAGGGCGGAAGTGA
- the LOC135621892 gene encoding uncharacterized protein LOC135621892, with amino-acid sequence MAEAVNEAAKRTPGLMPWRNLEGKVVMVTGASSGIGRDLCLDLAKAGCRVIAAARRTDRLRSLCEEINGSGASEPSAVRSVAVELDVSADEPAIAASVQRAWDAFGRIDGLVNNAGVRGDVHSPLDWSEEEWSSNIRTNLTGLWLVSKHVCKHMRDAKQKGSVINISSIGGIERGQLPGGLAYVASKTGVNAVTKVMALELGAFNIRVNSIAPGLFKSEITDGLMKREWLNKVAERTVPLRTYGTLDPALTSIVRFLMHDSSAYVSGNIFVVDAGVTLPGIPLFSSL; translated from the exons ATGGCGGAGGCGGTAAACGAGGCGGCGAAACGGACGCCGGGGCTCATGCCATGGAGGAACTTAGAGGGCAAGGTCGTCATGGTGACCGGCGCGTCCTCCGGCATCGGCCGAGATCTGTGCCTCGACCTCGCGAAGGCCGGTTGCCGGGTCATCGCGGCAGCGCGGCGGACCGACCGATTGAGGTCCCTCTGCGAGGAGATCAACGGATCCGGAGCGTCGGAGCCATCCGCCGTCCGATCGGTGGCGGTCGAACTCGATGTGAGCGCGGATGAACCGGCCATCGCCGCCTCCGTGCAGAGGGCGTGGGATGCGTTTGGCCGGATCGATGGGTTGGTGAATAATGCCGGAGTTCGAG GTGATGTGCACTCACCATTAGATTGGTCCGAGGAGGAGTGGAGTAGCAATATCAGAACAAATTTGACTGGATTGTGGCTGGTTTCCAAACATGTCTGCAAACACATGCGTGATGCAAAACAGAAAGGATCCGTGATCAATATATCATCTATTGGTGGCATTGAACGTGGCCAGTTACCTGGAGGGCTTGCTTATGTTGCATCAAAGACAGGTGTTAACGCAGTTACTAAG GTGATGGCATTGGAGCTGGGTGCTTTTAACATTCGTGTGAACTCCATAGCGCCTGGACTGTTCAAGTCCGAGATAACTGATGGCCTGATGAAGAGAGAATGGCTGAACAAGGTGGCTGAAAGAACAGTTCCACTAAGAACATATGGCACATTAGATCCAGCATTGACATCAATTGTTCGTTTCCTGATGCATGACTCCTCGGCATATGTTTCCGGCAACATTTTCGTTGTCGACGCAGGTGTCACTCTGCCGGGGATCCCCCTTTTCTCTTCCCTCTGA
- the LOC135622971 gene encoding UBP1-associated protein 2C-like has protein sequence MEDSKKRKLEEEGGSGGAFAMEFSKQLRFLLDPLRKDQLVDLLVKLGNQYPSVAEEIKGLASEDPVHRKLFVRGLSWETTSETLCAVFSVHGEIEEGAVIVDKATGKSRGYGFITYKHMESTQKALQEPSKLIDGRLAVCNLACEGLSSTSVTSDLALRKIYIGGLSPDISSENLLSFFSRHGEIEEGSVAYDKETNKSRGFGFVTFRTVEAAKKAIDDPNKTLGGRNITVKLADSPKSKIMQSQVPAAMVPITIPVPVGYAQTGKVQIGSSATVGYASYPPALAAYPTAYPNAQIQYPTAPQVSYPQTAKRESVGLPAVASTGITGFPYYVTKP, from the exons ATGGAAGACTCGAAGAAGCGAAAGCTGGAGGAGGAAGGCGGCAGTGGAGGCGCCTTCGCTATGGAATTCTCCAAGCAGCTGCGCTTCCTTCTCGACCCTCTCAGAAAGGATCAGCTCGTCGATCTCCTCGTCAAATT AGGTAACCAGTATCCTTCAGTTGCAGAAGAAATTAAAGGTCTTGCCAGTGAAGATCCTGTTCATCGCAAGCTTTTTGTTCGTGGCTTGTCTTGGGAGACTACTTCAGAAACTCTGTGTGCT GTTTTCAGTGTTCACGGAGAAATTGAGGAGGGAGCCGTTATTGTTGACAAGGCAACTGGGAAATCCCGTGGTTATGGCTTCATTACCTACAAGCATATGGAATCCACTCAAAAGGCATTGCAAGAACCCAGCAAGTTGATTGAT GGCCGTTTGGCTGTCTGCAACCTTGCGTGTGAAGGCCTAAGCAGCACTTCTGTAACCAGTGATTTAGCACTTAGGAAGATATATATAGGAGGCCTTTCTCCGGATATATCCAGTGAGAACTTGCTTAGTTTCTTTAGCAGGCATGGAGAGATCGAAGAAGGTTCAGTTGCCTATGATAAAGAGACTAACAAATCAAG AGGGTTTGGTTTTGTCACATTCAGGACAGTTGAGGCAGCAAAGAAGGCCATAGATGACCCAAACAAGACACTTGGG GGAAGGAACATTACTGTGAAGCTCGCAGACTCACCCAAGAGCAAAATCATGCAATCACAAGTTCCAGCTGCAATGGTCCCAATAACTATACCAGTTCCAGTGGGATATGCACAGACTGGAAAGGTGCAGATCGGTAGCTCAGCGACTGTTGGCTATGCTTCTTACCCACCAGCACTGGCAGCATATCCCACTGCTTATCCAAATGCTCAAATTCAGTACCCAACCGCACCGCAAGTTTCATACCCACAGACTGCAAAAAGAGAATCGGTTGGATTGCCTGCAGTAGCATCTACTGGAATTACTGGGTTCCCATATTATGTTACTAAACCATGA
- the LOC135622972 gene encoding transcription termination factor MTEF18, mitochondrial-like, translating into MIRRRLSRSIGSSKMPCQLSSLSILPAVSPGILASFKKTPFRFGKGRHSLCRIFLLPTSSAVQKYQPTDRRDVKLSSTLSYDLGRTRLGIGVSLYASVPKNWQNQLPHRSFSANPALVDAYDGSAGSRISRVTRANAQKALFEYLHETRSLQFADADHISKNSPVFLQNLLAKVDNEHNVGRSITRFLRYHPINEFEPFFESLGLKPSELNPLLPRDIMFLSDDEVLFENYHVLCNYGVPRSKIGRMYKEGTDMFRYGHGVLYTKLQAYEKLGLGIPTVIKLVQCCPTILVGDVDDEFLQLLEKLRSIGVELDGIRGCLSDKRSYSWSRILKMLSFLDGMHCSKDELAAFIKSNPRFIFDDSGKKLYILVAILLKLGIKMNNILVLFVQYPQLLVGNFPKNLSESVQFLAEIGMAPDDIARILSSHVKVLGSCSYKKPDVVLSRLNLSAKRLCEIIKEAPEQFTNLASRTKASALAKEVGIFLKEKTNFLLKLGFVENSDDMVKALSKFRGRGDQLQERFDCLLNAGLEWGTASEMIKLVPAILNQSTEVIEKKIDYLLNNLGYPLESLVAYPAFLCYSIDKIKLRFSMYFWFKEQGLPTDAKRRKTYHSTIPLGTILSSSEERFTKYFVNCHPGGPDEWKKLKRSVSLR; encoded by the coding sequence ATGATAAGGCGCCGATTGAGTCGAAGCATTGGTTCCTCCAAGATGCCTTGCCAGTTGAGTTCCCTCTCGATTCTGCCGGCTGTTTCTCCGGGCATTCTTGCTTCTTTCAAAAAGACGCCTTTTAGATTTGGGAAAGGTAGACATAGTCTTTGTCGTATTTTTCTTCTTCCAACCTCGTCCGCTGTTCAGAAATACCAACCGACAGATCGAAGGGATGTTAAGTTGAGTAGCACTCTGTCATATGATCTTGGAAGAACTCGGCTTGGTATTGGTGTGTCACTGTATGCTTCGGTTCCCAAGAATTGGCAAAACCAGCTGCCGCATCGTTCCTTCTCTGCCAACCCGGCCCTGGTGGATGCATATGATGGTTCTGCTGGATCACGAATCTCTCGTGTTACCCGGGCCAATGCGCAAAAAGCTCTCTTTGAGTACCTTCATGAGACTAGAAGCCTGCAGTTCGCTGATGCCGATCATATCAGCAAGAACTCTCCTGTGTTCCTACAGAATCTCCTTGCGAAGGTTGATAATGAGCATAATGTTGGCAGATCCATCACCAGGTTCCTTCGCTACCATCCCATAAATGAGTTTGAGCCATTCTTTGAGAGTTTGGGTCTGAAGCCATCAGAGTTGAATCCCCTTCTTCCCCGTGATATCATGTTTCTTAGTGATGATGAGGTCTTGTTTGAGAATTACCATGTTCTTTGCAATTATGGAGTTCCTCGAAGTAAGATTGGGAGGATGTACAAAGAAGGAACTGACATGTTTAGATATGGTCATGGTGTCTTATACACGAAGCTCCAAGCTTATGAAAAGCTTGGACTTGGCATACCTACTGTTATTAAGTTGGTTCAATGCTGTCCTACAATTTTGGTTGGTGATGTAGATGATGAATTTCTTCAGCTTCTTGAGAAGTTGAGAAGCATAGGGGTTGAGCTGGATGGTATCAGAGGATGTTTATCGGACAAACGTTCATATAGTTGGAGCCGGATACTTAAAATGCTGAGCTTTCTTGATGGAATGCATTGTAGCAAGGACGAATTGGCTGCTTTTATTAAAAGTAATCCAAGGTTTATTTTTGATGATTCTGGAAAGAAATTATACATTTTAGTTGCAATCCTATTGAAGCTGGGTATTAAAATGAACAACATTTTAGTTTTGTTCGTGCAGTACCCTCAACTCCTTGTTGGGAATTTCCCAAAGAACTTGTCGGAATCTGTGCAATTCTTAGCAGAAATTGGGATGGCACCGGATGATATTGCGAGAATTTTGTCTTCCCATGTCAAAGTTTTGGGTTCTTGTTCTTATAAGAAACCCGATGTTGTTTTGTCACGCTTGAACTTATCTGCCAAAAGATTGTGTGAAATTATAAAGGAGGCTCCTGAACAGTTTACTAACTTGGCttcaaggacaaaggctagtgctttagCTAAAGAAGTTGGAATTTTTCTTAAAGAAAAGACCAACTTCTTGTTGAAGCTAGGATTTGTTGAGAACTCGGACGATATGGTGAAAGCACTTTCCAAGTTCCGGGGCAGAGGTGACCAACTGCAGGAGAGATTTGATTGCCTATTAAATGCTGGATTAGAATGGGGCACTGCCTCGGAGATGATAAAGTTGGTTCCTGCTATACTTAATCAATCAACAGAAGTAATCGAGAAGAAGATCGACTATCTTTTGAATAATTTGGGCTACCCTCTGGAATCGCTTGTGGCTTATCCAGCATTTTTGTGCTACAGTATAGATAAGATAAAGCTCAGGTTTTCAATGTATTTTTGGTTTAAGGAGCAAGGATTACCAACAGATGCTAAAAGAAGGAAAACATACCACTCCACCATACCCTTGGGCACAATTCTTTCATCCTCGGAggaaagattcacaaaatattttGTCAACTGCCATCCTGGAGGGCCAGATGAATGGAAGAAGTTGAAAAGATCAGTATCGTTGAGATAA